The sequence CCAAAAATAGCTATACACGGCACATCATTGGCTGCAGCCATATGCATTATAGCAGTATCGGTGCCGATATATAGCTTTGATTTAGAGCTTAAAAATGCCACTTCATCTAAGCTTAAATTTCCCATAAATACAATTGGGCTTGAGCTACAAAGCGATAAAATATTTTTCATTTTGCTTATCTCATTTGGATTTTTATCACAGGTTAGCACAACTCTTTTATCTAGCTCAATTTCGCAAAAATCAATAATTTTAGCTACTGCTTCATTGCTTAAACACTTATAATCAAACCTAGCCATAGGATGAATATGGATAAAATAATCTGGTAAATTTAAATCATAATTATTAAAATATAAATTTACTTTAGTAGTAATAATATCTTTACCCAAAGCATTAATGGCAGATAAATTTTGCATTACGATATGGCCGTTTGATTTGGATTCGTGAGTTATGAGTTTGTTTAGAATTTGGTTTGTTCCTTTGCGTGATACTATGGTTTTAGCTCCGCTAAATTTAGCTAAGAATATCCCACGATCGCTAGTTTCAGTATTTATTACTATATCAAATTTCTCTTTTCTTAACTCTAAGGCGTATTTTAACTCAAGCCAAATTCGCTTAAATATATTAGATTTTTTAATAGTGCCTCTATCATAGATATGGATTTTATCAATTTGTGGATTATTTTGTATTACTGCTTGAGTTCCTTGATTTAAAGCAAAGTGTATAGAAGCATTAGGATAATGGGTTTTAAGATTAGCAACTAATGGCGTAGTTAAAAGCACATCGCCTATAAATCTAAATTTAATAATTAAAATTTTCATTTGTAAATCTCTGGGTAGAACTGTTTAAATTTCTTATGCATCCAAAAGTACTCATCTGGCTTGCTTTTTATCATATCTTGAGTAGCGCTACTTTGGGCTTGTGTGGCTTGTTTGATTTTATCGCCATTTAGTTGATTGATATCTATTGGGTCATAAAAGCTAATCTCATTTTTATCGCCAACTCTTTTGATAAAAGCTGGGATTATTATTGCATTAAGCTTAGCAGCAAAGATACTAGCAGCATGCGTGTGCGAAATACGATTAGAAAAAAACTCACACTCTACTCCATCTCTAATATCTACATTTTGATCAACTAAAATACCAAGAAGCCTTCTATTTTGCAATGCTTTCATAATCGCTCTTGCACCACCACTTTTAGGAATTACTTCTATATTAAATCTACTTCTATTTTTGCTTAAAATTCTATCCATCACAGGACTATCAAGGTTTCTGCCTACAATGCTTACAGGGCCAAATTTAGCTGCCATCGCAAGGCTAAAAAGCTCCCAATTGCCATAATGTGCAGTGGTGATGATAATTGGACGATCTTTGAATTTATCTAAAATTTGAGCATTTTTAAATTCAACTTTAGATAAAATTTGCTCTTTTGTGTTATTTTGATTGCGTAAAAACTCCACGCCAAAGTGGGCAAAATTGCGATAAGTTTGTAAAATAATCTCTTCTATATTCTCAAATTTACACATTTTTAGATTGGTTCGCATTATATTTGTATGTTTTTTATCAAATTTATAAAAGCATTTTGCAAGTAGATCAAAAAATATATTTTGAATAGCTTTTGGAGTGTAGATTGCGATAAATCTAAGCATATAATATAGCCATAAATATAAAAAATCAACCATTTAAAAGCTCAGAATTTAAAATATTTTTTGCTAAATTTGCTATATTAATTGGTGATATCTCATTTATGCAGTAATCGCTCTTATCTATATTTCTTGCATCGATTTTTTTGCCTGTATCAATAGTATGATTTATAGGCGTGATAAAGCTATTTCTATGGCTTGGTCGATTTCCAAAAAGAGTGATACTAGCTCTATTTTGAGCCCAAGCTAGATGAGTTATACCGCTATCATTGCCAATTACAAGTCCTACGCTTTGCATAAAATCTATTACCTTAGATAAACTCATAGGACTAAGTACTTTAGCATGAGTATTATAAGCAATTTTACTAGCAAGTTCATACTCTTTAGCATTTGCTGATATGATATTAATCTCATAATCTTTTAGCAAATTTATAACTTCATTAAACTTATCATAGCATTTGCTCATTTCGCTTGCAAATGGTGCTATTAAAATAGTTTTAGATGGTTTAGGCTTTACATTTGAGATGAAACAAGCAGATTTTTGCTTGATATCATTATCATTAAAGCTAAAGCCCAAAGCAGCACTAGCAAGAGCTAAATTTCGCCTTATAATATTCTCATTATAATCAATTTTAAACTTACTCTTATAAAATATAGAAGCTAACGGTTCTTTTATGCTATTTTTATCAAATCCAGCTATATTGCTACCTAAAACTTTAGCTACAAGGGCTGATTTTATAAGGCCTTGAAAATCTATAATAAGATCAAAATGATTACTAAATTCTCTAAGAATTTTAAAACTTTTAATAAATTTTTTATCCTTTAAAGGAAGTGTGATAACATCAACGCCATCTAAAAGATGAACAATACTACTAAATTTTTCATCTACAAACCAGCTAATTTTAGCATCTTTAAAATGCTTTTTGATAAATTGCACAACAATGCTTGTATGAACTATATCACCAAGAGCCGAGAGTCTAATAATTGCTATTTTCAACTAATTTTCCAAGATTTTTTGCTATTATTTTATCTAAATTTGATTAAAAGTTGGTAATTTATGAGCGGTTATATATGCGTATTTGATTGTGAGACTGTGCCTGATTGTGATTCTTTAAGAGAGGCTTATGGTTATGAAGGTGACGATAAGAGCGTAGCACAAATGGCACTTGAGGCGCAAAAAGAGCTAAGTGGAAGTGAGTTTTTGCCAGTTTGTTTTCATAAAGTAGTAACTATTAGTGCAGTAATAGCTGATGAGTTTGGTAGATTTAAAAGAGTATCTACAATTGCTGGAGATAGTGAAGAGAAAAAAATAGCTGAATTTATTAAATTTATAAATGAGCATAATCCTAGACTTGTAAGTTATAATGGTAGAGGCTTTGATCTGCCTATGCTGATGATAAGAGCGATGCGTTATAATATAGAAGCTAGTGAGTATTTTAACACCAATGATAGGGCTAATGGCAAGGATAAATGGTGCAATTATAGAAGTAGGTATGATGGAGTTTTTCATCTTGATTTGCTTGATCATATTAGCGATTTTAAGACTGTAAGCGGGCTAAAGCTAGATCTGCTTTGTGCTAGTTTAAATCTGCCTGGTAAATATGATGTTTGTGGCGATGAGGTTATGAACTTATACTATAATGGAGAGCAAGATAAAATTGATGAATATTGTGAATCTGATACGCTAAATACATATTGGTTATTTTTAAAATATGAATTATTGCGTGGCAGGTTAAATTTAGATGATTATGCTAATTATTTAAGCTTGATGAATGAGTATCTAAACACCCAAAAATCAGATATGAGTTATAGCATAGTATTTGATAGATATATAAAAAATGAACTTGATAGATTAGGGCGTAGATGATTAGGATATGTTTATTAATTTGGCTAGTTTGTTCTAGTGCTTTTTCTTCTGTAATGCTTCTTAAAGAGTATAAAGATGAAAATCTAACTGGATGGATGATGAGCGAAAAATATGATGGCGTGCGTGCTATTTGGGATGGCAAGGAG is a genomic window of Campylobacter devanensis containing:
- a CDS encoding 3'-5' exonuclease; this encodes MSGYICVFDCETVPDCDSLREAYGYEGDDKSVAQMALEAQKELSGSEFLPVCFHKVVTISAVIADEFGRFKRVSTIAGDSEEKKIAEFIKFINEHNPRLVSYNGRGFDLPMLMIRAMRYNIEASEYFNTNDRANGKDKWCNYRSRYDGVFHLDLLDHISDFKTVSGLKLDLLCASLNLPGKYDVCGDEVMNLYYNGEQDKIDEYCESDTLNTYWLFLKYELLRGRLNLDDYANYLSLMNEYLNTQKSDMSYSIVFDRYIKNELDRLGRR
- a CDS encoding glycosyltransferase family 9 protein, with translation MKILIIKFRFIGDVLLTTPLVANLKTHYPNASIHFALNQGTQAVIQNNPQIDKIHIYDRGTIKKSNIFKRIWLELKYALELRKEKFDIVINTETSDRGIFLAKFSGAKTIVSRKGTNQILNKLITHESKSNGHIVMQNLSAINALGKDIITTKVNLYFNNYDLNLPDYFIHIHPMARFDYKCLSNEAVAKIIDFCEIELDKRVVLTCDKNPNEISKMKNILSLCSSSPIVFMGNLSLDEVAFLSSKSKLYIGTDTAIMHMAAANDVPCIAIFGPSYTSAWGPWDNSKSKSLYQSKGGIQKMGIHTVIQNNLKCVPCGLEGCNNSGVSECLNSLDINWIKNEIKNHFITQSQQNLNK
- a CDS encoding lipid A biosynthesis lauroyl acyltransferase — encoded protein: MVDFLYLWLYYMLRFIAIYTPKAIQNIFFDLLAKCFYKFDKKHTNIMRTNLKMCKFENIEEIILQTYRNFAHFGVEFLRNQNNTKEQILSKVEFKNAQILDKFKDRPIIITTAHYGNWELFSLAMAAKFGPVSIVGRNLDSPVMDRILSKNRSRFNIEVIPKSGGARAIMKALQNRRLLGILVDQNVDIRDGVECEFFSNRISHTHAASIFAAKLNAIIIPAFIKRVGDKNEISFYDPIDINQLNGDKIKQATQAQSSATQDMIKSKPDEYFWMHKKFKQFYPEIYK
- the waaC gene encoding lipopolysaccharide heptosyltransferase I — translated: MKIAIIRLSALGDIVHTSIVVQFIKKHFKDAKISWFVDEKFSSIVHLLDGVDVITLPLKDKKFIKSFKILREFSNHFDLIIDFQGLIKSALVAKVLGSNIAGFDKNSIKEPLASIFYKSKFKIDYNENIIRRNLALASAALGFSFNDNDIKQKSACFISNVKPKPSKTILIAPFASEMSKCYDKFNEVINLLKDYEINIISANAKEYELASKIAYNTHAKVLSPMSLSKVIDFMQSVGLVIGNDSGITHLAWAQNRASITLFGNRPSHRNSFITPINHTIDTGKKIDARNIDKSDYCINEISPINIANLAKNILNSELLNG